In the genome of Chrysoperla carnea chromosome 5, inChrCarn1.1, whole genome shotgun sequence, the window TTCAGGcagtaaataaaacaataatctcttttatagaattaaatttattttcttacttaTTATATAACGATACAAGCCCATTTTTGATCATATTAAGATACTTTCTAGGCCAATATATTTTAAGAGAAGAGAAAATGTCacaaatcaatcaataattttgatactTTCTCTTGGATTTTACTGAGAGAAAGGTAACAATCTGGGAAGTTGATTACTTGCATGCGGGTTCATTACAGCTCAAGTATTTCAGAAACTAAATGGTTTTCGAAATTCGGAATAATAATTGAGCTGTTCACATCACATTACGAGGAAGATAGCAACGTTATTAATCAGTTACCGCCaggaattttcttattttctcaaTTAAGGTGAaatcttttgtaaataaaatattttcgagaaatgaaaatcattaatcatctgttttaaattgaaacaataTGACCAAATATGTTGCAACAGCTCCAGTGAtctgaaattcaaaaattaaatgggCAAATATGGGCAAATTAAGTATTACAATCCGTAATTACCGCAGATAATAATCGCCGATCTAGTGTACATATTTCACAGGCATGAAATTCAACTTTTCTATGAATCAattgtaatgaaaataattccagctaaaaaattgttattttagaaAACTATTTTGAGTTTTCTAAGCTATTTTTCTTACCTGTTTCCTAAGTTTGTCATCTAAATTTACATAGcataatatattacatacttGCACTTGAGTAATTTTTGCCTAAAACAATTATAATGGaatagaaattacaaaaataaaatttttttaatatttacctcTCTCATAGCAGAATTTGCTggttgtataataattaaaattcgtaAGAAATGAACTCCAATCCAACAAAATTGTAGAATTGTAAATAAGTGATCATTTCGTCCAGACAATTCAACCAACAGGAAATACGCTGTTTCTATTGAATGTAATATACCGCTTACTAAAATCATCTAAAAACAACGATCTTAAAAATCATCGtgaatttgattgaaaatctaataaaatcgATTACTCTTTCAGCCCCGACAtcagtaaaaatttattctaagaCAAACAAACACACTCACACACACCTTCTTTTCATGGCTTTTATGAATAActatttagagaaaaaaagaccagttcgtaaatgagtttGTTTTCTTCAACCTAAATAGATGATAATATGTTAAACTTGACGGCGAAACCAAAGCATAGTTTGTCAAACTATGAAACTACCCATTGATTTCAATAGAAGTCATAAGTTTGGCCAAATGCTTAACAATCTCGAACCAGGTTTGATCCAAATATTTGCTCGATTGTTAATGGAGGAAAGTGGAGGAAAAAATTGTTAGGATGCCATCAAATATAACGCTCCATGATTATGGACCGATGAAAttgttttgaaactttttggAAGTTGAACTTACTAAAACAACAAATCCAAAACCTTCATTTAATTGGACAACTGCTTCACATAAAGTACTATGTACTCGACATAATTGTAACACATAGTCCGgagaattgattttaaaattataatctaaaaacaaaaaacatggaAATTAAAACTgaccttttaatttaaaaaatcatcgattatattattattactcgatacaaaacctttaaaactatcgaaaagtttttgttCCTTTAACGAGATTGCTGGCCTCACAGACATTTTTCGTGGTTGTTTATGACTTTTATAATCAGAATTTTCCATTTCACTTATtgctaaattttcatttaatctgCAAGTTATAACATtgcaaaatttcatgaaatagTACGTTAGAGTTTttgagagtttattttaagacgaCTAAGAGTGGTTCTGCCGAATTAATTAACGttacattctttaattataaaactaaatcatagtAAAATAACAGGCACATTTTTATGAACTAAGCTATAACGGACATTATACcttaaataaacgaaaaatacaTTGCCAACTTACTTTTTAAAACGAAGCTCAATATGTTTAGCTCCGTGTAAATATTGCAATTGTAAAATCATTATCacataataagaaaaataaaatgctaAATAATTCCATACAACATATTCAGAATCCGAACGCTGTTCAGCAAAACGTATCCATGCAGATACATCCAAAACCAAAACAATGGTCAACAAAATAACTGTTA includes:
- the LOC123300431 gene encoding gustatory receptor for sugar taste 43a-like, with protein sequence MLTPTSLTEQIAITDGPIFYVLRFFGLAPCSVEKTDGGKISFHLSIFYCIYSFTVGTIAVVWGTYGGILSDIWAGNKSIRMKERTDRIVTCADLSSILFLACLGIYGAPFRLPNIRKFYNNLLQFDRVLQPIQVKQFRNHSYLYLGVTVILLTIVLVLDVSAWIRFAEQRSDSEYVVWNYLAFYFSYYVIMILQLQYLHGAKHIELRFKKLNENLAISEMENSDYKSHKQPRKMSVRPAISLKEQKLFDNYNFKINSPDYVLQLCRVHSTLCEAVVQLNEGFGFVVLMILVSGILHSIETAYFLLVELSGRNDHLFTILQFCWIGVHFLRILIIIQPANSAMREAKITQVQVCNILCYVNLDDKLRKQLELFSLQLIHRKVEFHACEICTLDRRLLSAVITDCNT